The DNA window aaacattaaaacgAATTTACCAAAAACCCCCTAACTTGAGGCAGcccgtcagggaccacgccCAACTAAACGGGTCGTGAggggcaccacggctcgtggtggtgcccgtggtcccttgaccagtgaGCCTTTCCACCAATTCAAGCCCTCAAGGGCCCAAGGCATCTTCATGAGGGCTCCCACGATCCGTGTTGcacaccacgagtcgtggtggaGCTCGTGAAGGTGAGGCAGCACCTAGGCAAAGTTGTCTTGCCTCCCTTGAGACCAAGGGATCTTCACGCCTAACTATATGGACCGTCTAGGTCACCACTggtcgtggtggtgcccgtggtctttGGGGCAGTGAGCAACCAACTTAGGACAGCCTTGGCTTTTTGGCTAAGGCTTACCCATTTTGGCTTGGCTCCTTGTCTAGCACCCTCAACCAACCTAGAGTAGGTTTCATAGCATAGAGTCTAACACGTGCCTTGATGTTGACTCACTAAACTCTTCAAACTAGACCTCAAAAGCCAAAACTtatcatttaaacaagataaCCGCTACAAAAACACATGAGAGGCTCTAGTTcttcctatttcattttgaggggtgttacatAAAGTGAGATTAGAATTCATTAGTATACATTGGGTTGTATTCATCAAAATCAACATTCTGATTTTTTATGAAGATCTTACGAGAATCTTTCTTACCCATGAAATTGagaacaaaaatttcaaaaaactattaCCTGAATTTTCGccaaaaaaagttttaaaaactttagTTCCAAAAATCACGACATTTCAAAATTAATGGGGCAAGAAATGCtgcataattatatattaaaagaaattattgaaaGGATCAATCGATAAACATACAGGTATATCTGATTTGCATAGACAGAGTAAATTAAGGAGAATAAGAGAAAATTCAGAAGAgaagcaaatatatatatatgaaaaggattttagaaagaaaacaaaagaaggttGAATAACctaaattttcacaaaaaacaaaattgaaaaaacttcaattctacAAATCatgaaattcaacaattaattggacaagaacaagattatatataaagATGATTTTTAGAAGTAACCATGAAAAAACATATTGTTATATTTGATTTTCATAAACAGATTGAATTAAGgagaagaattaaaaattaGGGAGAGAATAAATATACGCATGAAAAGAAttatggaaaaagaaaaaggagacaAAAAAGAGAAGAACTCTATTTTAAAagtgttgaaaaaataaaaaaaagagataaaaatagggataataaaacaatattttttttcttttcaagaaaaaaaaacagcaaTCAAACGTGTGTTTGAGAAAAATAAGGAgaacaaaaatacatttttaaaaaatgagaaaaataactaTTCAAtgccaaataaataaaacaaagtcTTTTTCttgctaaaaaattaaaagtgggCTATTTATTGCTAATTTAGTCTATAGGGTGTTATGCTTTGTCATTTTGTCATAGTTTTTGCCTCCATAGATAGGACTGAGGATATGTTAGGGctcaatcattttaaaaatatttttaactgatatattttattttattttatattttaaaatcaaatttatacGATTTTTCTCGAATATGTCATAATTTAAAGATTATTCTcacattttatatgtatttttttatattatcatatGAGACGCTATACTCAATTATTTAAAGTTGTTTCacttgaagtattttttttaatcaatactTAAGAACAAGTCACATTGTGACAAGTTCAGATCGAACTACAATTATCCACATGTGactagagctgtcaatatgggctgaCCCATCCCATCCGGGCTAATTCATACATGCTTTGAAATTTGACGGGTCAGGccgggctagcccattttttatGTGGGCCAGAAAATGGTCGGCCCAGCCCACAAGTACGTGAGCTATAGGCTTGCCAAGCCAGgcctcttttcttaaaagtctatttttttataatttcttaaattaaattataatctaaaaatttatcataaatatcgacaagacaATATTACATAGTGTTAGTGTTACcacttgttaatcaaatatacaaataaaattatctttataatatttattaagtttgatttcaagtaaaagcataaataactaaataaaaatattaacctaattattttccattgatcataataaaacacaaaaactatgacaatattccatGGACTATggcctatgtagtgattccgagaaattttagggaaatttaattttatgtagtacatattttataaacataatttgtatttaaattgtaatatttcaaactttaaataaattttgagtttagactcttgttatttttaatactctattttatttttattttttaattaattttatttggcccacgggccgaccctatccatatttctcaagcctcACAAATCGGCAAACTTATTTAGACTGAGCTAAAAAGCCCTTTTCTTAAATGAGCTTCAAAAATCGTAGCCCAACCCTATTAAATCACGGGTTAAGCTAGACCGGCCCaacgggcctagcccatattgacggctctacaTGTGACATGCCTCCTTCTcatctctctcttttcttttcttttttgaacttCTTCAAATATATAGATCAAGCCAGAAGTGTGGAAGAAGACAAATCCTTCCAAAAAAAGAATTGTTAATATAAATCCAATTTTAAATTGTGCTACATCATAGAGTTATAAGTCATTTTTGTCATAGAATGTCACCGTACATAAACGGATCCAACAAATAACGAATGAACATACATGCAATCATCGCATCTAACAAGTACAATATATAGGAAACTGTTGTGATTCGTTTGGTTGAGAATAAATTATCCTGAGAATTGAGATTAACTATTTCGAAATAAGTTATCTCACCATGTATATGAAATAACGTATTTCATCACTATGATATTAATACCTTATACCTTCATCCAAACAcagaataaaataattctatATTTTATCGTGAGATTATTATATCTTATGTTCACACCAAATGACTTCTTTGTGTTAGCAatattctttatatttataatcttaaaaaattcttaaaagaaCAATAGTATTAAGATTAAGTTTTGACTTTTTAATTCgtaacaaatttataaaatgagcATTCACTTAGTACGATGCACGGATAAGTTcactaattttatatatatagatttgaaGAATTCTCGACTTTACTAGAAACTTTACTTCATAATTCCTATTTTTTACATacaaattcttgattttgagGAACAACTTGATAACCCCATAGGAGTTGTGTGTTATGTCTAGCCcataagccttatgaaactatGGACTGCCAAAGCCCACGAGACCACTTAAACTCCAATTCGAGAACCCAAAGGTATTTGCACAAACAGAAACAATTACACCattgttttttataaaataagtgtCAATGGTAAGATAACAAGATAGATGGATGAGAAATCAtatgtttaatattttaattttacttgTTCTCGATGCTCTCTTTGTTACAAGAAGAGGACGTATATATAGGTGTAAATACATGGGCATCAAGTGTGATACATGGATATCTATTACCATGTATATACTttgggcatcaagtatatcataTGGTTAACTAGTATACAACACTTAACATATTGTTTGTATATTTATCTtacaatacataatatattaatgTGGACATCCATTTTACAACACTTCCCCTCGAATGttcatataaaagaaaaataatagtgaaagaaaaagaaaaggcacAAAATAGTCCCTTATCTTtgggttaagactcaaagtcatccttgagttttcacatggagcattaatagtccctcatgtttgcaatattgggGCACTTTTGgtccaacttcaaaattttgcctatttttaacattgattttattcataatttatgtatgaaatgtttcatcgtcattttatatatttagtagaaataataactccatgTGAGAGATTGTGAGAAGAAAAACACCTTATTTGGTTTAGTAGTAATCGTATTGCAAGTAAAGTCGAGAGGTTCATCACAACGATTTCACGTACAATAGTACAAAGgtttcttttcttgcaatgtcGTATGTTAAAATATTCTTAGTTTAGCTGCAATAATATTTATACTGAACATAACAAGATGTTCTTCTTCTCACCTTCTCTcacatagagttattatttctacgaaatatataaaaagacgatGGGACATCccttacataaaattataaaattatgaacaaaattaatgttaaaaaataggcaaaaatttaggggaggaccaaaagtgcaccaatattgcaaacatgagggactattagtgctccGTGTGAAAACTTaaggatgactttgagtcttaacccaAAGATGAGGAACTATTTTGGGCCTTCTCCCTAATACTCATTATTTGTTGTCTCATTGAAAACTTTACCTGGAAAACCTAGTGGGATAAAGTCTTggttaagaaaaaaagagtgcGACGCGTATTTACTCCCCTGATCAAGAACCATTAATTAACCTTTCTTTGATTAGGGGTAAGTTAGTATACAAAAATACTCTAAGAATGATTAGTTTCTTTAAGAGAATATGCCAAGATAAAAATATCTCTTATTTTGAAATGAAGAGTACATATATTCTTTTTTCACAATATAATTTGATATATGTGGATTTTAATTGCTACTTTTTTCTATCAGAATATAAACAAGATATTTAACCAGATGTgttcaattaatttaatatcctataattaaaatttaaggaaactCTAACTAATGATGTTCaagattaattattaaattggtATGATGCATTACACCTAAGAAGAATATTATAGGGGTAAAGATTTTTAAAGAAGCTCTTACAATTACGGACACATTCTTAGAGTTGCTTTACACATATAGAAAATGCATAGGATTAGACCAGGGCTGACTCTAGAAAAAAAGTAAGTGTCTTAGACCCCCCCATATTTGAGGGGCTTCGTTTTCTTTACCAACAATAgattttagataaaaaaaaaattaaaaaaatacattgaatattatttatagaaaatgtattttttttcatataaaagaaaaaaattatttgaaatttttttcatatctataatactatatttttaaaaaattaaatgaattgaatataacaaattacataaaagaataaaaataatttaaggtTTCTATTCAATTTTAGCTTTGGGTCACGAATATACTTAAGCCACCCCTAGATTAGACATGTGGGTTATTACAAATAACAATTGGAAGTGAATTGCAAACCCACCGACGTGTCTATGATATTTGTAGGAGGGCCTGCCAACCTTgctatgaaaataaaaaaagatagatgtaatattataaatcacaaaataataataaaattagaaaatataacaaTGGAATTTCAAGAACCTTGTTATTGTTCTATAATCTATATCAAACTAAAAATGCTACTGTATGTTTCACAGCTAGTCAGTCACTCCCTTGTGtttttcatacttttatttttccaatttcTTGGCCAACTTTAAGGATCAATATTTTGTGTAATAAACTTTAAGTTAAAgatttttatgtaaaaaaaaaaaatactttgttttaaatttatttggcATCTTTCGGACTTCGAAATTCTAAGTGATCTTTctttaagtataatttttttttatatcttttaaatattctgaattatcaattattgtgacttagtTATTGTACTTTATATgtagttttcaaatatgtaaattttatttcgACAATCAATGTTCGAGAGGATAACTAAGACTTTTGTAGTGTAGGGGTTAAATAATTCCAAAAATCCATATTTGATTTGTGATAATAATTAAGACTTCTCATAATTTAGGTGTGCATTTAATAAAGTGTGCCAAGTTTAAAGAGACTTTTAACTATTAACTCTTTAAAATTACTTCCcttcgtcccattttatatgtcatttttttactttgcacttgcattaagaaatgatgtaactttacccttctacccttatttaatgttttcttaagtcaactttattaataaatgacaagattaattaaactattctatcaagggtataataggcaaaatatgataatttatgcataaattttataaaatgacaaatattgtggtccaactatttatagaaatagatgacatataaaatgggacggagggattATCAATCAAGTATTCATTGGACAAGCTTTATCAAAGCAGCTAAAATTTGTTAAAGCAACATTCATCACAAACATCTGTTTCTTAGTGAAAATGTACTCTTCCCTTTTTACCATAGTTTCTttgcttctcttcttctccttctttttcatTCTACTTAGTAGAAACAGAAAACAAACAAGGTTGCCTCCAGGTCCATGGAGACTCCCTTTTATTGGAAGTCTACATCACTTGATTGGAAGAGGACATTTGCATCCTAATCTTAGAAATTTAGCACAAAGGTATGGTCCTCTCATGTACTTACAACTTGGGGAAATTCCTGTTGTGATCATATCATCATCTACTATTGCAAAAGAGCTTCTAACAACTCACGATCTCGCCTTTGCTGATAGGCCACAATCTACGTCCACAACCATCATATTTTACAATAATAAAGACATTGTATTTAGTCCATATGATAATTACTGCAAACAAATGCGTAAAATTTGTAAGGTACAACTTTTTAGTGCAAAGATGGTCAAGTCCTTTAGTACGATTCGAAAAGATGAGATTTCAAGTCTCATTTCATCGATTCGTTCTACGAGGGATTCTCCGATTAACATGACAGAAAAAATCTTTTGGTTTACCAATTCTGTCACTTGTAGTGCGGCATTTGGGAAAATGTTCAAAGATCGAGATGAGTTTGTAAAATTGTTGAAGGATATATTGATATTAGCATCAGGATTTTGTGTGACTGATTTGTTTCCTTCTTGGAAATTACTTCACAAACTAAGTGGTGCGGAATCTAGATTGATGAATGCCCATAAAAAGGTCGATGAAATAATGGAAGACATCTTAAAGGAGCATCTTGAAAATAAAGCAAATAGAAAT is part of the Solanum stenotomum isolate F172 chromosome 8, ASM1918654v1, whole genome shotgun sequence genome and encodes:
- the LOC125874864 gene encoding cytochrome P450 71D7-like, translating into MYSSLFTIVSLLLFFSFFFILLSRNRKQTRLPPGPWRLPFIGSLHHLIGRGHLHPNLRNLAQRYGPLMYLQLGEIPVVIISSSTIAKELLTTHDLAFADRPQSTSTTIIFYNNKDIVFSPYDNYCKQMRKICKVQLFSAKMVKSFSTIRKDEISSLISSIRSTRDSPINMTEKIFWFTNSVTCSAAFGKMFKDRDEFVKLLKDILILASGFCVTDLFPSWKLLHKLSGAESRLMNAHKKVDEIMEDILKEHLENKANRNKGIGDQFGGEDLVDVLLKVMEDAELECPITNDHIKAVILDIFIAGSETSSTITIWVLSEMMKNPTIMAKAQKEVRQVFRGKKDYDNEEDLEKLTYLKLVIKETLRLHTPAPLLGPRECREQTNIDGYTIPLKTKILVNAWALARDPRSWHDPESFIPERFENSSIDFMGNHFEFIPFGAGRRMCPGVLFGLTNVELSLAQLLYHFEWELPYGMNPKDLDMTETYGLSGGKQRDLYLVAR